A single Danio rerio strain Tuebingen ecotype United States chromosome 17, GRCz12tu, whole genome shotgun sequence DNA region contains:
- the LOC100334937 gene encoding gap junction delta-2 protein-like, which produces MGEWTILERLLEAAVQQHSTMIGRILLTVVVIFRILIVAIVGETVYDDEQTMFVCNALQPGCNQACYDKAFPISHIRYWVFQIIMVCTPSLCFITYSVHQSAKQKERRYSTATVFLTVDSKEQDSLKREEAKNQKIKNTIMNGVLQNTENSTKEAEPDCLESKELVSSNTKPAKSKMRRQEGISRFYIIQVVFRNALEIGFLVGQYFLYGFNVPAVYECDRYPCIKEVECYVSRPTEKTVFLVFMFAVSGFCVILNLAELNHLGWRKIKTAVRGVQARRKSIYEIRNKDLPRMSMPNFGRTQSSDSAYV; this is translated from the exons ATGGGAGAATGGACCATACTAGAGAGGCTCTTGGAGGCTGCTGTCCAGCAGCACTCCACTATGATCGGAAG GATCCTCCTAACTGTGGTGGTGATCTTCCGGATCCTGATCGTAGCCATAGTAGGAGAGACGGTGTATGATGACGAGCAGACCATGTTCGTCTGTAACGCCTTGCAACCGGGTTGCAACCAGGCGTGCTACGACAAAGCCTTCCCGATCTCGCACATCAGATACTGGGTGTTTCAGATCATCATGGTGTGCACGCCGAGCCTCTGCTTCATCACGTACTCGGTCCATCAGTCTGCTAAGCAGAAGGAGCGGCGCTACTCCACTGCCACCGTCTTCCTGACAGTGGACAGCAAGGAGCAGGACTCGCTGAAGCGAGAGGAGGCCAAAAACCAGAAGATCAAGAACACCATCATGAACGGAGTACTTCAGAACACGGAGAACTCCACCAAAGAAGCCGAACCTGATTGCCTGGAGTCCAAAGAGCTGGTCAGCTCCAACACCAAGCCGGCAAAGTCCAAAATGCGGCGGCAGGAGGGCATCTCCAGGTTTTACATCATCCAGGTGGTGTTCAGAAACGCTCTAGAGATCGGCTTCCTAGTGGGCCAGTATTTCCTGTACGGATTCAACGTGCCGGCAGTGTACGAGTGCGATCGTTACCCATGCATCAAGGAGGTGGAGTGCTACGTGTCCAGGCCCACGGAGAAAACCGTGTTCCTAGTCTTCATGTTCGCGGTCAGCGGCTTTTGCGTGATTCTCAATCTTGCCGAGCTCAATCATCTAGGCTGGCGGAAGATCAAAACGGCGGTGAGGGGCGTGCAGGCCCGCAGGAAGTCCATCTATGAGATCAGGAACAAGGATTTGCCGCGGATGAGTATGCCCAATTTCGGCCGCACTCAGTCCAGTGACTCGGCCTACGTGTAA